The following coding sequences lie in one Takifugu rubripes chromosome 8, fTakRub1.2, whole genome shotgun sequence genomic window:
- the LOC101076499 gene encoding kalirin-like isoform X2 produces the protein MNPVDGGGEAGPDGLASAGSGKTECVRAVDVLTVLREKVAFVSGGRDKRGGPILTFPARTNHDRIKQEDLSRLVTYLSTIPSEDVRARGFTVVVDMRGSKWESVKPVLRTLQESFSSNINTALLIKPDTFWQKHKTNLGSAKLSFETSLVSVEGLSRLVDPSQLTSDLGGSLEYDHVEWTELRLGLEEFLGAASQLLAQLDQLEAGLNHLPEPQDVDEARKLLEEHGRLRNTIATAPVDALEREGRSLLQRMRLGPAHGDASAEGGGGGSHGSWLSGGADFQSVAPKVSSLLDRLQTARSHLLQSWNDKKLHLDQALQLHLFEQDATKMSEWIAHSKDLFIQSLTEVGQNHQHALDLQTQHQHFTANCMNGSVNVDSVVTVAARLAEAGHYGAERITLVSSRLQEDWKSLTSALEERSNTLAMATGFHQGAEQFLVKVEGWVQACSEGSLPSATAELEAAVKKHQELNEEIAASYTQVSESGKVLLDVLQVCPSTDSNSSAAKPDFTTATHGIMGVLHQVMQGQHKVEGAWQHRKLRLHQRLQLCVFQQDVRQVLDWVEQHGEVFLNKHSGVGKTLHRARALQKRHDDFQQVAQNTYTNAEKLLEAADQLAQSGECEEEEIYQAARDLELRMQAFIQRVEQRKLLLDLAVSFYTHTKELSVWMEGLQKQLSADLCISPDSVEALQTLISQQQQQQSNTQEAAMSVIREGEDLILQLRPQGSSVVHVESVLQQLEESHVQLEELFHQRKIRLDVYLQLRILHQCTLEVTGEMDAWKQDLQKQSQDTEKLGSPRLADTNQDKLALSQSRLIEASPEVLTLAQQRIHRHMERRLAMNNMIYEVIQQGHDLQQYITEVQASGIALSEAEGGLSAQVEELQRLLQDKQKELQQIADHTHTLLEQNLQLRHLQSQVKQVLGWISEGEVMLSSCMLNSSCLSEAEQLQREHERLQQAIESLLHADSLQRTHQVALALQQRAELLVRSGHYDPDAVRSCAQTVALHWQTLMLRIEDRLKLVNASAAFYRTSQQVCGVLESLEQEYRREEDWCGGGERQPEHLMPLISKHMEQKEAFLKACTLARRNAEVFLKYIHRNSVTMANISGHSVTVSGVTGVTEVTGHSRVPEQQVKGILSELLQRENRVLHFWTLKKRRLDQCQQYLMFQSHAQQALDWLQQSGEHYLSTHTSPGATVAETQELLNQHREFCVSAKHTQEKVHLLIQLAESMLAKGHAHRVELRRCVSTVDKRYREFTVRMGQYRHQLEAELGGCSQDNKDLELELIPNSLSDSDPEVNLSDPSHQVSDEKRRSARKKEYIMAELLQTERVYVRDLQECIETYLWEMTSGSEDVPAGLANKDDVVFGNIQDIYEFHNSIFLKELENYEQLPEDVGHCFVTWADKFHMYVTYCRNKPDSSLLIQQHGVGFFEEVQRRHGLANSISSALIKPVQRITKYQLLLKELLACCEEGKGEIKEGLDVMLSVPKRANDAMHVSMLEGLEEGLEVQGELLLQDSFLVWEPKSLIRKGRDRHLFLFELSLIFSKEIKDSSGRTKYLYKSRLRTSELGVTEHIEGDPCKFALWVGRTPTSDNKTVLKASSLELKQEWVRSIRQVIQERRGHLRGALREPIPLPKTPNPTLGRQRSISRRETSEDADSLGDASSQPDTVSIASRTSQNTADSDKLSGGCELVVVLLDFSSGGPGELSVRCGQTVELVERSAERPGWCLARTTDQTPQQEGLLPMSALCLSHSHSAADMEGLIPASTASSTTSSTCTTTASSSNSSSTITTTSSSNSSNSSSTLSTGRDSGVYSIEGLQNQTTQSATSPTVYGVGAPPGGAVGSPGQKRSVSGTGNTLKRWLTSPVRRLSQGKADGQKKPPIRTRRRDNRSELTTPLTGNAQLRKEESGQSGGEEEPEEESHTPLPPPMQIIKDPNNPEALDSDQGSNESDSEQRNKALRGRMFVVNEMIQSEKDYVKDLGVIVEGFMSRLEVRGIPEDMRGKDKIVFGNIQQIYDWHRDFFLVELERCVQNHDLLADLFIRHERRLHMYIVYCQNKPRSEFLVIEYEKFFEEIQREISCRMSVSDYLIKPIQRITKYQLLLKDFLKYTSKAGLDYEEIEKALELMSLVPKRCNDMMNLGRLQGYEGKLTSQGKLLQQETFCVWEQDGGVLSRSKERRVFLFEQIVIFSELLRKGSNNPGYQFKNSIKVSYLAMQDSIDGDPCKFVLWSRGSAERFTLQASSASIKMTWVDTIAILLDAQNNFLSALQSPIEYQRKEGSISVTRPLSSGRPPSAPPTPNGHAPQPPPDSEQDDQELVLVLQDFVAVREDEISVFHGEKVQILASNQQGQSLVYRPANSDSPAAEGWVPRSVLKTH, from the exons atgaATCcggtggatggaggaggagaagcgggcCCGGACGGCCTGGCGTCAGCAG GCTCTGGCAAAACAGAATGTGTTCGAGCAGTCGATGTTCTGACGGTGCTCAGAGAGAAAGTGGCCTTCGTTTCAG GTGGAAGGGACAAACGTGGCGGACCAATCCTGACCTTCCCTGCCAGGACCAATCACGATCGAATAAAGCAGGAAGACCTCAGTCGATTGGTCACGTACCTGTCGACCATACCCAG TGAGGATGTCCGAGCTCGTGGCTTCACTGTGGTGGTCGACATGCGGGGCAGCAAGTGGGAGAGTGTGAAGCCGGTGCTGCGGACGCTGCAGGAGTCGTTCTCCTCCAACATTAACACCGCGCTGCTCATCAAACCAGACACCTTCTGGCAAAAACACAAGACCAACCTGGGGAGCGCCAAGCTCAGCTTTGAG ACCAGCCTGGTGTCTGTGGAGGGTCTGTCCCGGCTTGTTGACCCCTCCcaactgacctctgacctcggtGGCTCTTTGGAGTATGATCACGTCGAGTGGACTGAGCTGCGTCTGGGCCTGGAGGAGTTCTTGGGCGCGGCATCGCAGCTGCTGGCCCAGCTGGATCAGTTGGAGGCTGGGTTGAACCATTTACCAGAGCCCCAAGATGTCGACGAGGCCCGCAA GCTTCTCGAGGAGCACGGTCGTCTTCGGAACACCATCGCCACAGCACCAGTTGACGCCCTTGAGCGCGAGGGGCGGAGCCTGTTGCAGCGAATGCGTCTCGGCCCCGCCCACGGCGATGCCTCTGCTGAAGGTGGCGGGGGTGGCAGTCACGGGAGCTGGTTGTCAGGTGGGGCGGACTTCCAGAGCGTGGCACCAAAGGTTTCGTCTCTTCTGGACCGGCTGCAAACGGCTCGCAGTCACCTGCTACAGAGCTGGAACGACAAGAAGCTACATCTGGATCAAGCGCTGCAGCTACACTTGTTCGAGCAGGACGCGACCAAG ATGTCAGAGTGGATCGCGCACAGTAAAGACCTGTTCATCCAGAGTCTGACAGAGGTCGGCCAGAACCACCAGCATGCCCTTGACCTCCAGACACAACACCAGCACTTCACAGCCAACTGCATG AATGGCAGTGTGAATGTGGACAGTGTTGTTACCGTGGCAGCGAGGCTAGCAGAAGCCGGCCATTACGGGGCAGAGCGGATTACTCTGGTGTCATCGCGGCTACAAGAAGACTGGAAGTCTTTAACCTCGGCACTGGAGGAGCGTAGCAACACTCTCGCCATGGCCACTGgcttccaccagggggcagagcAG TTCCTGGTCAAAGTGGAGGGTTGGGTTCAGGCATGTTCTGAAGGTTCACTTCCATCGGCTACAGCAGAGCTGGAAGCTGCTGTGAAGAAACACCAAGAGTTGAATGAGGAGATCGCTGCCAGCTACACACAG GTCAGCGAGAGTGGTAAAGTTTTATTGGATGTGCTCCAGGTTTGTCCATCAACAGATTCCAACAGCTCGGCAGCCAAGCCAGACTTCACGACCGCCACCCACGGCATCATGGGAGTCCTTCACCAGGTCATGCAG GGTCAACACAAGGTTGAGGGGGCGTGGCAGCACCgtaagctccgcctccaccagcgtctgcagctgtgtgtgtttcagcaggaTGTTAGACAG GTGCTGGACTGGGTCGAGCAGCACGGGGAAGTTTTCTTGAACAAACACAGTGGCGTGGGCAAGACTCTTCACCGAGCACGGGCGCTGCAGAAGCGCCACGATGACTTCCAGCAGGTCGCTCAG aACACTTACACAAATGCGGAGAAGCTTCTAGAAGCAGCAGATCAGCTGGCCCAGTCCGGAGaatgtgaagaggaggaaatctATCAGGCAGCAAGAGACCTGGAGCTCCGCATGCAG GCCTTCATCCAGCGTGTTGAGCAGAGGAAGCTTCTGCTGGACCTCGCTGTGTccttctacacacacaccaaggag TTGTCAGTATGGATGGAAGGCCTCCAGAAGCAGCTTTCCGCAGATCTCTGCATCTCTCCGGATTCTGTGGAGGCTCTGCAGACTCTGATcagccagcaacagcagcagcagtcaaacacacag GAAGCTGCGATGAGTGTCATCCGGGAAGGAGAAGACCTCATCCTGCAACTCAG GCCCCAGGGGAGCTCAGTCGTCCATGTGGAGTCagtgctccagcagctggaagagtctCATGTTCAGCTGGAGGAACTTTTCCACCAGAGGAAGATCCGACTGGATGTTTACCTGCAACTCCGCATCCTGCACCAGTGCACGCTGGag GTAACCGGGGAAATGGATGCCTGGAAGCAGGACCTCCAGAAACAGTCCCAGGACACAGAAAAGCTGGGATCCCCAAGATTAGCAGATACAAACCAGGACAAGCTAGCATTGTCACAGTCGCGGCTAATCGAGGCGAGCCCTGAGGTGCTCACGCTTGCACAGCAGCGCATTCACAG ACACATGGAGAGAAGGCTGGCTATGAACAATATGATCTATGAGGTCATTCAACAAGGTCATGACCTTCAGCAGTACATTACCGAGGTCCAGGCATCAG GTATCGCGCTGTCGGAGGCAGAGGGGGGGCTGTCTGCAcaagtggaggagctgcagcgcctcctccaggacaaacagaaggagctgcagcagattgcagatcacacacacacactgctggaaCAGAACCTGCAGCTGAGACACCTGCAAAGCCAGGTCAAACAG GTGCTGGGCTGGATCTCCGAAGGTGAGGTCATGCTGTCGTCCTGCATGCTGAActccagctgtctgtctgaggctgagcagctgcagcgggAACACGAGCGCCTCCAACAGGCCATAGAG TCTCTGCTTCATGCCGACTCCCTGCAGAGAACCCATCAGGTGGCTCTGGctctgcagcagagagcagagctgctggtCAG ATCAGGTCACTATGACCCAGATGCAGTGAGGTCTTGTGCCCAGACGGTGGCGCTACACTGGCAGACGCTCATGCTGAGGATTGAAGATAGACTCAAACTGGTCAACGCATCAGCAGCATTCTACAGGACATCGCAGCAG GTGTGTGGGGTCCTGGAGAGCCTGGAGCAGGAGTACCGCAGGGAGGAGGACTGGTGTGGAGGTGGGGAGAGACAACCAGAACACCTCATGCCTCTGATCAGCAAACACATGGAGCAAAAAGAGGCTTTCTTGAAG GCTTGCACTCTGGCCAGACGAAATGCTGAAGTCTTCCTTAAGTACATCCATCGCAACAGCGTCACCATGGCGAACATCTCAGGGCACAGCGTCACTGTCTCTGGAGTCACTGGGGTCACCGAGGTCACCGGACATTCAAGAGTACCGGAGcaacaggtcaaag ggatcCTCAGTGAACTGCTCCAGAGGGAAAACAGAGTGCTTCATTTCTGGACTTTGAAGAAGCGTCGACTGGACCAGTGCCAACAGTACCTGATGTTTCAGAGTCACGCCCAACAG GCTTTGGACTGGCTGCAGCAGTCAGGCGAGCACTACCTGTCCACTCACACATCGCCAGGGGCAACGGTGGCTGAGACGCAAGAGCTGCTGAACCAACACAGAGAgttctgtgtgtctgcaaag cacaCCCAGGAGAAGGTTCACCTCTTGATCCAACTGGCCGAGAGCATGCTGGCGAAAGGCCACGCCCACCGCGTTGAACTCCGACGCTGCGTTTCCACAGTGGATAAAAGATACCGGGAATTCACGGTCAGGATGGGACAATACCGCCAtcagctggaggcggagctggGAGGGTGCTCACAG GATAATAAGGACTTAGAGCTGGAGCTGATCCCCAACAGTCTGTCTGACTCCGATCCCGAGGTGAACCTGTCCGACCCCAGTCATCAAGTCAGTGACGAGAAGAGGCGATCCGCTCGCAAGAAAGA GTACATCATGGCGGAGCTCCTTCAAACAGAACGGGTCTACGTCAGAGACCTGCAAGAGTGCATCGAG ACTTACCTGTGGGAAATGACGAGTGGCTCAGAGGACGTCCCTGCTGGTCTCGCCAACAAGGACGACGTTGTGTTTGGAAACATTCAGGACATCTATGAGTTTCACAACAG CATCTTCCTGAAGGAACTCGAAAACTACGAACAACTCCCTGAAGACGTTGGTCACTGTTTTGTTACCTGG GCTGATAAGTTTCACATGTACGTAACGTACTGCAGGAACAAACCAGACTCCAGTTTATTGATCCAGCAGCACGGCGTCGGATTCTTTGAG GAAGTCCAGAGGAGACACGGCCTGGCCAACTCCATCTCCTCTGCCCTCATCAAGCCAGTTCAGCGGATCACCAAATACCAGCTGCTGCTCAAG GAGTTGCTGGCATGTTGTGAGGAGGGCAAAGGTGAAATCAAAGAAGGCCTGGATGTGATGCTGAGCGTCCCAAAGCGAGCTAATGATGCTATGCACGTTAGCATGCTGGAAG gtctggaggagggtctAGAGGTGCAGGGGGAGCTCCTGCTCCAGGACTCTTTCCTGGTTTGGGAGCCAAAGTCGCTGATCAGGAAGGGTCGGGATCGACACCTCTTTCTGTTTGAGCTGTCGCTCATCTTCAGCAAAGAGATCAAAGACTCGTCGGGACGAACAAAATACCTGTACAAGAGTCGCCTGAGG ACTTCAGAGCTCGGTGTAACAGAGCACATCGAGGGGGATCCCTGTAAATTTGCCCTCTGGGTTGGACGAACGCCAACATCTGACAACAAGACCGTCTTGAAG GCGTCATCGTTGGAGCTGAAGCAGGAGTGGGTCCGCAGCATTCGCCAGGTGATTCAGGAGAGGCGGGGCCACCTGCGGGGTGCACTCAGGGAGCCCATCCCTCTGCCCAAGACGCCAAACCCCACACTGGGGCGGCAGCGCAGCATCAGCCGCAG GGAGACCAGCGAGGACGCCGACAGTCTGGGTGATGCCAGCAGTCAACCCGACACCGTCTCCATAGCCTCACGAACATCGCAAAACACAGCGGACAGTGAcaag CTGTCGGGAGGCTGTGAGTTAGTGGTGGTGTTGCTGGACTTTTCCTCCGGGGGACCGGGAGAGCTCAGCGTTCGCTGCGGTCAGACGGTCGAGCTGGTGGAGCGTTCAGCCGAGCGACCCGGGTGGTGTTTGGCCAGAACTACAGATCAAACGCCCCAGCAG GAGGGTTTGCTGCCGATGAGCGCCCTCTGTCTGTCACACTCCCACAGTGCAGCCGACATGGAGGGGCTCATCCCGGCTTCCACCGCCTCCTCCACCACGTCCTCCACGTGCACAACCACCGCCTcttcctccaactcctcctccaccatcaccaccacctcttcctccaaTAGCTCCAACTCCTCCTCGACTCTGAGCACAGGGAGGG ATTCTGGTGTGTACAGTATTGAAGGGCTCCAGAATCAAACCACTCAAA GTGCAACATCGCCAACAGTTTATGGAGTAGGGGCGCCGCCAGGGGGTGCTGTTGGTTCTCCAGGGCAGAAACGCAGCGTCTCAGGAACTGGAAACACCTTGAAG CGCTGGTTGACCAGTCCTGTCAGGAGGCTCAGTCAAGGAAAAGCTGATGGACAGAAGAAACCTCCAATCAGAACCCGGAGACGGGACAACAGATCTGAGCTGACTACACCCCTCACTGGCAATGCGCAG CTGAGGAAGGAGGAATCTGggcagagtggaggagaggaagagcctgAAGAAGAAAGTCACACGCCTCTGCCTCCACCCATGCAGATCATCAAAGACCCCAACAACCCTGAG gCTCTGGACTCAGACCAGGGCTCCAACGAGTCTGACAGCGAACAGCGAAATAAAGCACTAAGGGGACGCAT GTTTGTGGTCAACGAGATGATCCAATCAGAGAAAGATTACGTGAAGGACCTGGGTGTGATAGTGGAG GGCTTCATGTCCAGGCTGGAAGTCAGAGGAATTCCAGAAGACATGAGAGGGAAGGACAAGATCGTTTTTGGCAACATCCAACAGATATACGACTGGCACCGCGA TTTTTTCCTCGTAGAGTTGGAGCGTTGTGTACAAAACCATGACCTGTTGGCAGACCTCTTTATAAGACAC GAGCGCCGCCTTCACATGTACATAGTTTACTGCCAGAACAAGCCAAGGTCAGAGTTCCTCGTCATCGAGTATGAGAAGTTCTTCGAG GAAATCCAGCGTGAAATCAGCTGCAGGATGTCAGTCAGTGATTATCTGATCAAACCCATCCAGAGAATCACCAAATACCAGCTGCTGCTAAAG gATTTTCTAAAGTACACATCGAAAGCAGGACTGGACTATGAAGAGATTGAG aaAGCTCTGGAGCTGATGTCACTGGTGCCAAAACGCTGCAACGACATGATGAACCTGGGACGCCTGCAGGGATATGAG GGAAAATTGACGTCTCAGGGAAAGCTGCTTCAGCAGGAGACCTTCTGTGTTTGGGAGCAGGACGGAGGCGTCCTGTCTCGAAGTAAAGAGCGCAGGGTCTTCCTGTTCGAACAGATTGTCATTTTCAGCGAACTGCTGCGCAAAGGCTCCAATAACCCTGGATACCAGTTTAAGAACAGCATCAAG GTGAGTTACCTGGCGATGCAAGACAGCATAGACGGTGATCCCTGTAAGTTCGTGCTGTGGTCTCGCGGCTCGGCCGAACGCTTCACGCTGCAGGCGTCCTCAGCCAGCATCAAGATGACCTGGGTCGACACCATCGCCATCCTGCTAGATGCCCAAAACAACTTCTTGTCAG CTCTTCAGTCTCCTATCGAGTaccagaggaaggagggcagcaTCAGTGTTACCCGCCCTCTATCATCAGGGCGACCTCCGTCGGCCCCACCCACGCCCAACGGCCACGcccctcagcctcctccagacagCGAGCAGGACGATCAG gagctggtgctggtgctgcaggaCTTTGTGGCGGTGCGGGAGGATGAGATCTCCGTGTTCCACGGGGAGAAGGTCCAGATCCTGGCATCCAACCAGCAGGGTCAGAGCTTGGTCTACAGGCCTGCCAACAGCGACTCGCCAGCCGCTGAGGGCTGGGTACCACGCAGCGTTCTCAAAACGCACTGA